Part of the Gammaproteobacteria bacterium genome is shown below.
ATAGTTACGAGCGAAGAACTCTTCGCCGCTGCCCTCTTCGTTGATCAGATCAGAGAGGTTCTCGATGGCCTCCGTCATCCGATAGTCATGGACCATCGGATGGATCTTGCAGACATCCCGAACGGTTCCCAGCATGCTGATCTCCCAAAGCGCATTTGCGCGGGTTCACTCAGTCTTGCGCGCGGATACCCCGCTTTCTCGTTCCCGTTCTTTCTTCTAGGAGTGCCAACCCGGCCCTTCTCCCTGGGGTTCCTGGTCAAGCACGTAGAAAGGGGAACCGCTGTACAGCGGTTCAAGCCAGGCATCTTCAAACCAAAAGATCCGGCCTTCCTTCGTGCGCACGACCTCAACGACAGGACGCACGTGGCCCGTCGAGATCTCGACTGCCAAGGGGCAGCGTTGTTATGAAGCGGTAACCAAGTCTATGGGGTGCCCAGGATTTGGTGTTCGTATCGGAATAGCAAAAAATTCCCGCGGTCCCATGCTCCTAGTCTAGGACACTCGCCGCGCAGCATGGCGTAGAGGAGCTGGATGGTGGTGATGACCACCTTGGCGTCCGGGTCGATCCGGTTCGAGTGCAGGTGCTGGACGATATAGGTCTTGTCGAACTTGCGCCCCGAGCCGGGCGGCTCGTAGTTCTGGTACTCGCGCGGGGTCTGGTCGCCCAGATTGTTACGGTCCACCAAGAAAAGGATGCGCCCGGCCTTGGCGTGCTTGAGCAGACGGTAGCTGAAGGTACAAGCGGTGAAGGTCTTACCGGCCCCAGTCGCCATCTGTTTGAGGGCGCGGGGGGCGTCACGGTAGAGCGATTTCTCCAGTCCCTCGATGGCCTCGATCTGGCAGTCGCGCAGACCCGTCTTGTCCGGGGAAGGCATGGCCCGAAGACGGGCGCGCAGCGTGTCGCCCTGTTTGAGCCAGGCAAGCAGGGCCTCGGGCTTGTGGAAGGCGAAGACGCGGCGAGAGCGCGGATGCGGGTCGCGCATATCGCAAAAAAACGTCTCCTCGCCGGTGGTCTCGTAGTCAAAAAAAAGTAGTCGTTCCAGCGAGCCAGATGCTGTGGAACAGGCACCATGTACTTCACCTATTGATCGGGAACACCGCTGAGAGTCGCCCCGGTCTTCTTAGCCTCGACAACGCCAGCGGCCTTGCCTTGCACAAAGAGCAGGTAGTCCGCCGCGCCGTTGGGAAGCTGGAACTCGCGGACTGCGACACCGAGGGAGGCATTTCGATTGAACTGATCTCGATCTTGTATGACCCAACCTGCCGATTCGAGAAGCGAGTCAATCTTTATCCGTGCTTTCTGTTCTGGTTGTAGCACCTAGGACTGACCTATCAATGGCGGATCCGAATACACACGCAATAATCAAATAATATCTATGTCTATGTCAGTGTCCACGAAGGCATGGATTGTTTGCTCTAATGTGTTAGCCAGCGCCATTCCCACGGCGGAATAGGATTCGGTTCTTGCCACGGTCCTGCTGAGATTGCTCAGAAGCATAGTTTTTATAGTGCCAGGCTAATCCACCTTCAATCTCGCGCGGGTTTATATCTTGATCGGCCAAAAGCATTTTACCCACGATCCTTCCGTATCTGTCGCTCTTATTCCAGTCAACTACGACGAGATGACCGGCGACTGCGTCCGCCAGGTTTTTCCCGGACTTTCGTTCGTATGATTGTTTCCGTCCTGGGGCATCTATTCCTTGGAGCCGTACCCTGTGCTGGTCGTTGGAGGCATCGAGAACGGTGACGGTATCGCCGTGGGCGACCTTTCCAGTGAGAGGTGCTGAATTAGCGAAGGAAACGAAAAGTATTAGACCAGCGATCAGGAGTTTCATATTTTTATTCGCAATGGATACTTTTAGCTCCTGTTTCTGATGGTTTCATTTGACAAGTTCACGCTGAAGGTCGCGACTACTAGTATTCTTAGTTATTACCTTCTCCTCTGCATTATTATGGAGGCGGTTCCGCAAGCATACGGTCCGTGTGATTTTAGGTCATTTAGCTCATGTTCAATATCTTCTTGTCGGCCTATCTTACTTGTCCAACGTCCATTCGGTAACTGGCGTGCTACGTGTTGAAACTGATTTTTCCGCACGTAAAGCGCCAACTTCTCAACTCCATTCTCGAGGTCGGGGTCTTCTGTCACTTCAAACCCCTGAGTCTCAAATAGACTAATAAAAGTCCGCGGGGATAAGTCGTGCGGGATATTTTCCGGCCAATAGTAAGGAGGAAATGGTGCCGGTATTACGATGCCATATGGTTCCCACCACCTTTCCGTATCTCTGAGTGCCCAAGCGACGCAATTGTAATTAGGGTCGATTTCGCTTGTGATCGTTCTATTTGTAGTTCTAAGGTTTGGAAATATTCCGTTTAACTCTCTAAGTGGCATATTTACGCTGCCCCCAGCGAATCCAAAGTTCAGCAGCCTCATCTACCGTGCCAGTGAAATCCGTCGGTATGGGGTTCTCCCCTGTCAATTGCGCCAGGGCATAAAACCAATGATCAGGCTGACGATTTAATTCGTCGAGAACAAACGGAACAACACTCGGCCCCATACTGAGAATTCGCCGGTAAGCTGGGTGTTGCAGACGTAAAGATAGGAATGACTGGTGTGCCGTGTCTTTTCTCCATTGATCAGCTAATTCCCTAACCAAAGCTTTGGTACCGATGGCGACGGTAAGTGGTCCGCTGCTGATGTATAATTGATTCGGGTTAGTATGTTGCGCCGGCCCATTTTGAAATCCATAAGCCGGTCTGGTTTCGTCAATTTTGAGCGCGAGCATATTTACCTCAATTCGTCTCTTTTCTTTAGCTTTTCCAATTTCCTCCGACGGTCTTCAAAGCTTTCAAGTTCTTGATCTAACCAGTTACGTAGGTCTCTTGCCGTATCCTCGTT
Proteins encoded:
- a CDS encoding DEAD/DEAH box helicase family protein, translating into MRDPHPRSRRVFAFHKPEALLAWLKQGDTLRARLRAMPSPDKTGLRDCQIEAIEGLEKSLYRDAPRALKQMATGAGKTFTACTFSYRLLKHAKAGRILFLVDRNNLGDQTPREYQNYEPPGSGRKFDKTYIVQHLHSNRIDPDAKVVITTIQLLYAMLRGECPRLGAWDRGNFLLFRYEHQILGTP
- a CDS encoding thermonuclease family protein, producing the protein MKLLIAGLILFVSFANSAPLTGKVAHGDTVTVLDASNDQHRVRLQGIDAPGRKQSYERKSGKNLADAVAGHLVVVDWNKSDRYGRIVGKMLLADQDINPREIEGGLAWHYKNYASEQSQQDRGKNRILFRRGNGAG